Genomic segment of Eleutherodactylus coqui strain aEleCoq1 chromosome 1, aEleCoq1.hap1, whole genome shotgun sequence:
TATGAGCACTGCAGTCTGAAAATTGTCAGATTTTTGTGCTGTCTGTGACCTTCACTTGCGGACATCGTGAGAACagggaagcaggtgagtataaaggcCATACATCCCCCAGACCCTCGTCCCCTTCCCATTGAGCACTTTAACTTAGTTAATGGAGTTGTTTGGAAGTGATAGCTTCCCTCTAAGTAGCCATTTACCATCATCTTTATATTTTTCAGGTTTATGGGGTCTTGTGAACAATGCTGGTATTGGAGTTCCAATGGCTCCTAATGCATGGCAAACCAAAGCAGATTTTGCTAAGATACTGGATGTAAATTTACTGGGTCCCTTTGATGTGACAGTGAACTTGTTGCCTCTTATCATGAAAGCTAGAGGACGGATTGTAAATGTTTCTAGTTGCTGCGGTAGACTGGCTGTTGTCGGAGGAGGATATTGTCCATCTAAGTTTGGAGTTGAAGCCTTGTCTGATAGTCTCAGGTAAGTGTCTAGGACATTCTAACTTTTGTAATGCTGTGTTTACACGGAATGTATTGTTCAGAAAACCAGTCAAATAAGCGAAATTGTgcgcttctcattcgtcgttcagtgtcagccggcataaaaaccggCTCGTGCAATTATGGTGCAGTTTAAACACTAATCGTTCAGTCCTTCACATAGGAATGCGAAACACAGAACAATTAatgaatgtgtaaaaataaatatatatactcaccttgtcccggcagacggagttcagagcggccggcctgcagtgggtgtgaaggggggtgtgagtcagacttgcccctgattggctcagctgctgccgggacaaggtgagtatatagattttttttttatttttacacttttctggatgaattgcagggaagggcttatatatttaaaggtgttgtcttgcgaaagcaagtggggttaagtacttctgtatggccatattaatgcactttgtaatgtacatcgtgcattaaatatgagccatacagaagttattcacttacctgctccgttgctggcgtccccgtctccatggctccgtctaatttcggtgtcgtcttgcttttttagacgcgcttgcgcagatggatcttctcccttaggctccgctcggcagcagcggcgttttggctccgcccccttgtacgcgtcatcgcatagctccgccccgtcacatgtgcctcctgattggctggaatcggcacatgtgacggggcggagctatgcgatgacgcgtacaagggggcggagccaaaacgccgctgctgccgagcggagccgaagggagaagacccatctgcgcaagcgcgtctaaaaaagcaagaggacaccgaaattagacggagccatggagacgggaacgccagcaacggagcaggtaagtgtataacttctgtatggctcatatttaatgcacgatgtatattacagagtgcattaatatggccatacagaagtgcttaaccccacttgctgccgcgagacaacccctttaagcccttcccgacaattcatcctgcgctcgcccgcattgctttcaatagagccggctgtattgccggctccattgaattcaatacgctggacagctccagcccgtttctaatgaaacgtggctaggagcagatttttcgggcttttttttaaatttttttttggccccggtcacacgatttgcggatgcgcatccgtcatgcgatccgcaaatcgcgcaaaaaaccgcccgtgtgactaaggcctcacagtaTAAAAAAGAATTGCCGGTTGGTTTGCTTCTCTCTATTGAGCACCTTggagttcattttttttaatttttcagttgaCATTCCCATGTTTTGGTTTAGAAAATACGATTTCAGATATTATTTCTGTTATATCAGACAGACTCTTCAACTCGTCGGGAGAAGGCTTTTTTTCTAGGAGCCCTAGACGCATGGCTTTGAATTTCCTCTCGGGTCTTTCTCTCCTGTCTTTCTCTCCTACTTAGAAGTTAAATTGTTTCTTGATATATGTGAAACACTGTTTATCCTATTCTCTTTGTATGCACATGGACTTGACCCAACAGTTTTGACAATGTTAGTTCTGCAACCTCTGTTTATAAACTTTTGCACTATTACTTTGgtttcaaagtaaaaaaaaaaatggttggccTAAACTTTTTGGCCTGGTAAAggcaaataataataaaaaaaagccacATCTCCCCAAAAAAGGTAGCAGTAAACATTACAGCTCGCCCCCAAAAAGCAAGCACTCTGTTACCCCCATccacagaaaaaggaaaaaagatacAGGGATTTGaatataaagataaaaagcaaaattctttttttataatttttttttttaagtagtaattAACATATACTCAGTCTGTCTTCGTTATTCATCTGTGTTCTCTGCATCTAAGgcagtttcttttttttgttttctgagtAGACAATCTGTTATAACAAATATATGCCCCAACGGGCTATAAACTAATTAGTTAACAAAAATTATGAACAACAATAAGAGAAGAGAAGgaagatcgggggggggggggggatctttaGGTGGGTAAAGAGGGAGTAGGGAGAGGTGGGGGATAGGCAACCCTGGTTTTCAGGTGTGTAGCAGCAGAGTTGTAGATTATGGAGTGTTGGAGCTGGTTGTGGTGGTGGCTCTAAATCCAAGGTGAGAGTCTATGGCTGTCCTCCCAGTCAGACTTCGCTCAAATGTTTCATGCGGGGATTCCTATTCCCATGTATAGTCGATTGTGTGGACACAGTCTTTCCTttatatgtatgtttttttatatttgtgtgtTGTTAATTGATACAGGGTATTTCTATATATACTCTTGTCCTATGTCGTAGACAAAGTGGGTGTGTTGTTGCATTGTAATGCACAAGACTACAAGTTTATGGTTTATCATCCCTTTTTTAAAGTAATAATGacctttttactgcaccatgaatgccACAAaagcaaacccctttaaaaaaaaggtgtgCAGTGGCTTGTTTTCCATGTTTCCTTGTTTTCACTCCATTtcaaaaatgtgacatttttcaATCTATTATATGCTAcaaaaaaatggtaccattaaaaaaatagacCACTTCTCCTGCAGAGTAACAGTCCCTCATAGAGCTACgtcaggaaaaataaaaagcttgAAAGGTGAAGATGAAAAAAGGGCTGATATTGAAGGGCGTTGATTGCAGTTGACTCACTATTCTCATAGAACATTTTAATTAACTCCATTTAAGATCCTAGTTGTAGTTTTAACCCAACTGCAATTATTGAAAAATCGGGTATTGCGATGTATTATGATTACACTTGGAATCATCTGTCTATGAACTTGAGGATATAATTTGAAGTAGTTCTCTTATGTTTTCTAACCTGTTTGCAGAAGGGAGCTTCGTGATTTTGGAGTGAAGGTTTCAATAATCGAACCGGGTGGTTTCAAGACACAAATTTTGTTGCTAGAACTTCACTTGAAGGCTGTGGAGCATCTGTGGTCAAACCTTCCTTCACAAATCAAAGATTACTATGGTGAACACTACTACCAGAAATGTGAGTTATCCTATTAGAATAGGTTTTTATGTTATCTATGTCTGCAATGTTTGACTTATGTATGTTGTACTTATACACACAGATGTCGACAACATGACCGATCAACTTGCCAAATCCAACCCCAGGCTCTACTATGTCATAGACTGTATGGAGCATGCCCTGACTGCTGTCCATCCCTGGACAAGATATTCTCCGGGCCTGGATGGCAAACTGTTTTACATACCAGTGTCTTACCTACCTACTGTCTTATCTGATTATCTGCTCTGTCGATCATTACCTAAACCAGCATACCATCTCAGATAGACTTTTGATACCTCAATCACACATGAGATAAAGGTCACCAGTGGGGGAATTTCAGTGGAGAGTTGTGTTCATTTCTATTAAGTCTGACCTAAGATTGATTCATTCTCTTCCTTATTGGGTGCCCGGGTTGTCTCACCCCACTGATGTCTCTCTGATAATGTGTATAATTGTGATAAAGGTTTAGGAAGAATTCTTGCTTAATAATTTGTATAAATTCATACTCTATATCGGATTGTGCTGCTTCAGTTCTTCTAAGTAGGAATACATCACATCTATATGAGGCAGATATACAACACATAAAATTGAAAAATAGGGTCTAATGTAATTGTGGGCATGGGTCTGTGAAAGTCTTGGGTATTCTGTGACACTTGTTCAAATGGTTAATATAgcttgaggcccttttacacggaatgcatcattcaaacgagcgaaaatgaATTGCTCCGTGTAAGCACAGGCAATGATCGAATGATAAATCATTCGCTTtttgttcattgttcattttatgcaggcataaaaatcattgttggctcgttcactaatcattcaaATTAAATACTGATTGTTTAGTCATTCTAATTCACTtttgtacagtgaatgtgaaccctgaatgatttctcgcttcagcgagccaacgatgtatctgtctgtatGAACCGGTGCCTAAGCAAATGCTGCCATTGTTCGCTCATTCAAAGGAAGTATCATTTGGTGTAAGCGAACCCTTGGGCTACTCTATCACACAGCATCTGCAAAACACTGAGATTTTACATTGATAGGTAGCAGCAGACAGTGAGGAGAACTGTATAGGAgacacagtcgcactcttgaTGTTTCTCTaagagcaaggccataaagtaaacaggtagaaactccaataatgTCAGTAAactgttaaatatttggggtataacctgtcagatgaaggtaggcaagcaattctggaggtcccaaaactacaaGCAAATTATGTCCTTTTTAGGAATGACAAGcttctgcagagcctggatcccaAATTATGCATCTCTGACTGCTttttaccagactcatctatgatgaaccactggtgcagctgacaggatccagtgggatgcaccctctgaggaagcctttgtgaggttaaaacagactctggtgggcacatcagtcttgggggctgccAAACTACAACAAGCCCTTTCTAACTGACTCAAGACAGAGGTCACATACCCTTCccttaactcaggaacacggtgggaaatagactgctggcatactactcttgcagactagatccagtggccgagcgctcccaccctgtgtacaagtggcagctgaagcagtcaaatcttctgccactatagtgctgttccccCACTCACACTGAAAGTACCACACACAGctggttatactcatatcttagtcctttcagacatccctcctgcaggacactactgctctcacagccacacctaaCGATGGAGAGATTTACTACACTCCATCCATTTACCTTCAGACGGTACTCCACATAACTGtgtaggagagatggcacataaggtgttacccagaccagatctgcaggatgtatctcttgtagatgctgaaggCACTCTCTTTGTTGATGGGTTGTATATCTCCACATTAAAAAACCTATCTTACCTGAATctttcttcagatgtgcagcagttttgagccatggccttcgtcatgtctcaacaggggggatggtagcactcatattgaaagtattcacagcctatgggtttacaaactactctaaaaaatttttgtttgtcttgtattatttgtgctacacacaatgcacaagggaatataagaccaggaggggaccctgtcctacacctcagtatcccttccaacacatttgtatgtaCTACATAGAATtatacaaatgtgaaggtaagcaatactgcctagttatcatagatgctttagccaagtggatagaagtgtttcccacAGTTCAGCGGATGCTGCCACAGTGGCTacagcattactaagggaaataataccaggcGATTTTGGTTCTAATCAAGGTGATAAAAGAAAAAGAACTGAAAGACCCCAAAGTGGGAAGGACCTGACCAGGTACTCCTCACCACTCCtactgcaataaagattgctgaaaGGCAGACCTGGATTCCCCAATCTCACagtaaaaaggtaacacaggcagagcagggacagtgtgctgagggggtTCTAGTGCAGCCTGCTACAAAGGGGGGTCCATATTAGGGTTTCTCTGTCTCAACCCGGTGACGAAATCCACACCCCTTCCCCATGGACCTCCTCAGTAAGGACAAAATTAcaggaatagcatttctttttgGAGTATTGGTGAAtctggggaacgctattgatgacagccctgaaattgcCAGAGGTCATCATATTTACcccgatcctacacgatgggATAATGTCGGTGGAGCTCTGAATTTAACTTTTATAGAAGGAGTGACAAGTACCATACTggtagatatgtgtcagatgagggacttgttggcattgcacatggaataaggcgtggctagatgcttgtcTGGCTTCatagtactcttagtcaggccatgtctctgcggccattttagtacctgctgtaataccttcggccgccaCCCAAGCGCCGTGCCATCTTGGCTtctcacctcccatagatgtaccttttacctaacatgcttacactgattgtagtacacaacaccagtgattagtgccttctctgaattgtaTAGTAATAATCAAAACCTTCCATTCTGCAGAGCAGGAGCATCTCCCTGATTTGCACCATAATTTCATCACCACCTATAACCCTTGTCACATTCGGGTGCGCACAATATTAGAGAAATATTGGCCAGTATTGCTACAGGACCCATTTCTTTCTTGTCATCTACCACCTAAACCACGCATCACGTTAAGAAGAGAGCGCACTCTCAACACCTCCTCAGCCCCTAGTAACCGTAAAACCAGCAGCCAACATCTGTTACAGGAGAGAACCCTTCTTCCTAAAATGGTTGGATGTTTCCAATGCGGCAAGAGAAATTGCATGTGTTGTGACAATATCTGCCACAAAAGATCTAGTTTTACGAGCTGTACGAGAATAGTTTTTAAATCGCTTATCTGTGTACGCAATTTATCTACTAGAATGTCCTTGCAAACTTCAATATATTGGACGCACCACCAAGACCCTGAGAAGTCGCATCAACAAGCATAGATCAAACACCAAGAATAGCTATCTAAGGGCTTGGGTTTTCaagcctgaccgatatacgctgcccttctctgcaagggaaggaggcaggatgggacgggagctagtgcattgagctcccgcacCCTTTCCACCCTCTTTCCGCCCCCTCCCTGACCCTGCTACAGTTTGCAATAGAAAAGGGCGGGGCGGGCTGAACTTGGCTCTACCCCTGTCCcaccgcctcccattgcaaacacacaATTCCTGTCATACAAGCCCATATAGATGTTCTATACTTATTTTTTCCCCTGCCTTCCCTCCTGGGGAACTTATCTCCCCCCCACTTTTTTTCCCTCCGTCGTGTTTTATGACATAGCTTTCCGATAGAGGTTTTTATTCTTATATTTATGCgtatgtatatattgtgtgtgtgtgtgtgtgtgtgtgtgtgtgtgtatatatatatatatatatacatgcacacctTCTTGGGTGGAGTAATTATATTACATTTCCTAACAGGctgtacattgattttcacttgCTGGTTCTTTATGGTGTTAAATatgctttcactatcgcatccTGGACCTTAACTTTCAACTAgcttaggtctctttcacacgagtatatattcacggccagccgatatacgctaagtGTAGTGTGTAAAAATTAATGaactggcgcacaaatctaacatttgtgcacccattcagacagcatgggccctggcgcatatacgccaaggctgccATCCCcttgccccttccccttccctccccttcgccgtctcacctcctctctcctctcctcaggCTAATTGCAATGGGAGCCTAGTTCCGCCCacgtcccgccccttgtctgcggccagcaatgggaggaggcttagctccacccccgccccaccccctcaTATTGCAGTCAGCTGGAGGGGAAGAGAGCTAAACTCGCTCTCACCCCCtctctccggctgctgtcattggctgccatAGGATCCCATGCAGCGGCCGCCGTATTCaggaccaaaagatagttctgggacACATGGAGAAAACATGTCTAATCAGGTCAAGGTGGtgagaaaacaataaaaaaggcaTTGTAAGGTCAGGCTCTGAAAGGCATATTGCAGATTATTCAGTGTTTTAGGGTTTTGAGGGATGTTCTACAAAGTCTGATTGATGTGCTGCAGGACATTGATTGACATATTGTAGGATCTTCATGAATATATGACACTGTCTTGATAAATGTGCTGCAGGATTTATATGCTTTTGTTTAGGGGTTTTAAATGATAGACTGAAAAGCCTTAAGCGGGTTGTTCAGTTGCAAACtattaggccatcaatagtagattgcagGGAATCCTTTAATAAGCTGCTTGCTGGATTAGTGTGCTTGTGTCctaaactgatttctgcagaaagcagacacatctgttcccactgcagtggccaggcttggtattacaagcaacaTCCTCATTGAAGTGAATTAGAGCTTTGCATACAATACCaaggctggccactgcagtgagactggagctgtctgcttcctgcagaaatcagctcagtgcacaagcacagtgACTCAGTGCATAGCTGGGGATCCAGAATGGTGGACTATCCTGTGGATGCAGTGCACTTTAGTTAGGCTAACTGGTGGATATGTcaactccagaaaaaaaaaacaaataaattctTCCAGCACTCAGGTAAAAGATTAAAAATGAAATTTATAGTATAAATGACACATATGTCCTCAGAACCTTACAAAGCGAGTGTGTATAAATTCTGAACACATGTGTGGGGGACTGCTATGAATAAGAATCATTTGTTTGACTCTAAGATGTACACTTGCTTTTTAGCATAATTTagaggggtattccagagactgggCAAAACTTTCCAAATTTCCCTAAAGTTTCcatttattgccattattccaaacatctatctaaatcatcaaactgatctccgctgctttccagccagcttcaCTTTTCCACATTGTTATTAAAAGTGGCCACCAGGGGGTGCACAAACTACATCTCATTACAGAATCTGAAGGCAATAaaaatgcctgaccagtaaaacagtgcAGCATACAGGTCATGACTACTGCACaacaatggagaactaagcaggggGCATATCACAGATAAAGCAATGTCTTCATCTTTGTAAAGCAAGTTATAGTATTATATTGTAAAATTATATGTTTTCGCCTTATAAAGAATATTACTTTCACCTTGAATTGCCAGAATGCCCCTTTCAGAACTCCCTATTCACTGTTTTTAAAATGTCAAAAAGGCCTTGTTCTCCGGGTATCCCTTTTCGCTCAGGCTGCCACTTCTACTGCAGTGCTCTGGTATTTCTTTCAATAGATGGGCTTCTGCATGACATGAACAAGTTCTTGTGGGGAATATCCCTTTACATTAAATTTCATTTTTAATCATTTCACTGTGACCGCTAGAAGAATTTAATAGTTTTTTCTGAAGCCTGCAAAAGTCTTAATGCCTGTGTTATGTGGTCCTCATGGATTTACCACCTAGCTTACTTAAAAACAACCACATTAAGACCGCATCCGCACAGGCGACTTTATCGCGCAATTTTgttgcaatgcaacagtgctacagatcgcatgtataTGGAACCTATGGGCTCTTCCACATAagcaatattttgtagcctgggacattgtgagactacaaaatcatggcatgctctatacagctgcgatttgcaattgatttttttttgtagccatGTTTCCCTTTCTGTTCTATTGCATGAAAACTTTTACAatcggaaatcctactgtaaaagcccaaactaagccctagctgcatcaaaaaaactaaaaataatagtacatcacctaagaggcgctgtcctcTCCAGAGCACGTCTCCTTTTCCCCTCCAGCATTTGCTTTATTCCTCTGACAGCCCTtttctggattggaggatcaaaatctccGACTCTAGGAACGGctttctgtgattggctgagccgtggcacttatgaaccaatcagagccagcgctcgatgaaccaatcacagccattcaatgagtgaATGAATGACctggattggttcatcaagcgtcgggtctaattggctgagccacggtgctcatgaaccaatcacagctagcctTTCCTTTCAGGCAAAGACGCCTCACATGGCATCTGTGAACTTCCAATCCTCTCGCACGATAGAGTATCGAAAGTGTTTTCCCTTGATTTTAATGGGGAAACCTCACAGTGCACTTCCATGCACATTACATGGCATGCGAGAGCCAAGCAAGGCACGAAAggtcccatcgaaatcaatgggtgatgcattccgGGGAACGCAAAAAGTTAGAGCATTCAAAAGATTCTCTCAGCTGTGTTAAACCAGCCCAACATAGATGTGTAgaggttttgttttattttacaagGCAGAAAAATCGTTAAATCCAATATACAGTGAATGCCATCATTATGTTGTGAAAATGCACAGAATAAGGGACTTTTCACAGGTGGAATATTTCTATAAGACAcacctgatttcaatgggtttgttctcacaaTCGTGTTCACAAattaggtcctgctctattttcctgcatttagcGCAGCAAAAATCCCATAGAATCTATGGGAGGTACGAAAATATGCAATGGGAAGTTGTCGCACTGTAAAACGCATTAAATGGAACACATCTTGAGCTCTATAGGCTTGAATAATTATGTCACGCGTACATGACcaaccactaattctctaacttcccggtgtcatacaaacatgaaatttagcacaagcattctttaggtcctaaatgtgaaaagtaaaggggtcactacttg
This window contains:
- the LOC136586395 gene encoding retinol dehydrogenase 7-like isoform X2; this encodes MKVLAACLMEKGAENLKKEASSRLQTVILDVTDSGSVSSAAKWATDIVGDAGLWGLVNNAGIGVPMAPNAWQTKADFAKILDVNLLGPFDVTVNLLPLIMKARGRIVNVSSCCGRLAVVGGGYCPSKFGVEALSDSLRRELRDFGVKVSIIEPGGFKTQILLLELHLKAVEHLWSNLPSQIKDYYGEHYYQKYVDNMTDQLAKSNPRLYYVIDCMEHALTAVHPWTRYSPGLDGKLFYIPVSYLPTVLSDYLLCRSLPKPAYHLR
- the LOC136586395 gene encoding retinol dehydrogenase 7-like isoform X1; this encodes MWLPLLVFVGLLLLYRWYRQSHILENLSDKYVFITGCDRGFGNLLAKQLDKRGMKVLAACLMEKGAENLKKEASSRLQTVILDVTDSGSVSSAAKWATDIVGDAGLWGLVNNAGIGVPMAPNAWQTKADFAKILDVNLLGPFDVTVNLLPLIMKARGRIVNVSSCCGRLAVVGGGYCPSKFGVEALSDSLRRELRDFGVKVSIIEPGGFKTQILLLELHLKAVEHLWSNLPSQIKDYYGEHYYQKYVDNMTDQLAKSNPRLYYVIDCMEHALTAVHPWTRYSPGLDGKLFYIPVSYLPTVLSDYLLCRSLPKPAYHLR